The DNA sequence CGTTGGGGTTTTTCCAGATACTGAAGAATGAAAAAATGTTTTCGTTCTCGAGATGTTGATAGATTTCAAATTCTTCACAGTTGTACTTTTCTTTTGATTTTATGGCTACCTCTTGCATGATTTTTAGAAATTCATTCCTTTTGTTTTCCCTTACCTCTACTTTGGCCATTAGTACTGTCATTCATTATTTTTTTGACAACACACCCTTGCCAATTGGTATGCCAAATAGCATCAATTGTTTTAACTGTTTGATAAACAGAATTTTAAATATTGAATTGAGTTGTGATTTCTTGTAAGGAAACCGTGATATATAGTGGTTTCCGCGATATTTAGCGGAAAATTCTAAAAGAAGAAAAAGCTGTTTTTAGATAGGGTGATGGCCTTAGGCGGAAAGTTCTTTCTTAAGCCCAAGTTTCAACATTCTAGAGCGTAGGGTACTGGGGTTGAGCCCCAAAACGTGGCTTGCCCCACTTTGGCCTTCGATTTTCCAATTACAGGCATTCAACACTTTGAGGATGTAATTTTTTTCAACGTCTTGTAACGAACCGCTCAATTGTTCGGGTGCCGGTTTTGATTTTATTAGCGCATCTTTCAGGCTCAGTATATTGCCCTGCGAAGTGATTACGGCCCGTTCGACGATATTTTCCAACTCCCTTATATTGCCCGGCCAATAGTGTTGCTTTAGTTTAGAGACGAAGCCATCGGGAATCGTATCTATCGATTTACCAATTTTTTTTCCTGTTTTGCTTACAAACTGGCGCACCAAAAAGGGAATATCCTCCATACGCTCCCGTAATGGTGGTACCTCAACAGGAAAAACATTTAATCGGTAGTAGAGGTCTTGCCTAAAATTTCCGGCTTCAACCTCTTTCAACAAATCTCTATTGGTAGCCGCAATGACCCTAACATTTACGTTCATGGTCTTTGGGTTGCCGATACGTTCGAATTCGCCCTCTTGTAGCACTCTTAGCAGTTTTACCTGAAGTTCTAGGGGCATTTCACCGATTTCATCCAAAAAAATGGTGCCCTTGTGGGCCATTTCAAATCGCCCGATGTGTTGGTTGATGGCCCCGGTAAAGGCCCCTTTTTCATGTCCGAATAGTTCGCTCTCAATGAGGTAGGTAGGTAAGGCTGCACAATTGACTTTGATCAGTGGTCGATCACTTCGTGCGCTATTTTTATGTACTGCCCTGGCTATCAGTTCTTTTCCCGTGCCAGTTTCGCCCAATATCAAGACAGTGCTATCGGTAGGGGCTACTTGCTCAACCTTTTTGAGCGTTTTTTTGAGAGAGCCGCTCTTACCGATGATCTCATCAAAATTATGTTCTATCTTGATTTCTTCTTGCAGGTATTCGCTTTCATTTTTGTATTGGTTTTTGAGAACTTCCAATTGCCGGTGCGCTTCGGCCAATTCTTCTTGATTTTTTTTGCGCATGAGTGCATTGGCAAAAATCTCCCCTATCAATTTCAATCGACTGATATACTTGGCCGACCAATCAATTTTTTTGGTGTACGAATCAAAGCCAAGGGCACCGATGAGCTTTTCATCGATTATCAGGGCAGAGTATAGAATGGACTGCACCCCAAAGTCTTTCATGAATTTTTTTATGTTCTTGCCTTCTCGGGGCAGTGAGTCAACATCACTGATACATACCATGCCATGATTGAAAATCTCGCTCATGACATAAGGGAATTCACTCATGGGAATTTCCCTGAAATCTTCATGGGTTATAAAAGATTCCAAGGCAGGCTTGGCATAGAAATGCGTGGTCGAAGACAATCCCGTTTCTTCCGAATAACTGTTCAAACAACTATAATCAACATCCATGAACTCGGTCAAGAACCTTAACGACCTGTTGATTTCGGCATCAATTTTATCTGGGGGAAGGTTAATAAACCTAGTTGAGAATTGAGAAATCAACTTCTCGAATTTAAACTGTTGCTCTAGGCGTTCAGTTGCCGAAGATTTATGTGACCCCGCAGATACCATTTCTAAATAAATGTACGCTTTATTTTTTATTCCTGTGAATCATTTTGGTGTATCACATTGTCGTACAATAAGTTGTGAGTCATTTTTTCGTGGCAGCGCTTCATTTTCCAAAAAATATAGATTGCGTTACCTTTTGATAACATCAAAAAGTTTCCCTGATTTTGGAAATGCTTATTTTGGTCGCCTTTGATTCAAAGGTGCTGCCGTATCTTTGGCAAAAGATTCGATAATCATGTACACCCAAGACTATGAACAACTTTCTTTTTGTTGCTGCCGAAAATGATGCCATACCCAATTGCAAGGCCGGGGGTATGGGTGATGTGGTTCGTGACGTGCCGAGACAGATTGCTGAAAAAGGAGATAGTGCCCATGTAGTGGTGCCATCTTATGGAAGACTGCATCAGAATGGCAGATTGACAACCACATTGCACGTTGACCTTAGGGGCATTCGTTATGCTGCGGAACTTTATGAGGTGCCACCAAAGAAAGAGTTTCAAAATATTCATCACTACGTGATACACCACCCCGAGATCGAAGCGGGCGGTATTGCCCATATTTATCACGATGATCCGGAAGAACCCTTTTTTACAGACTTCATAAAATATGCTATTTTTTGTACGGCGGTTGCTGAGGCCATTAGAGTGAATGCATTTGGTCAGTTGAATGTCGTACACCTGCACGATTGGCATTCCAGTCTGTTGCTTTTTCACAGAGCATACAGTCGAGATTATTCGAGTCTTCAAAATATCAGATTTGTTTATAGCATCCACAATTTGGCCATTCAAGGCATTCGCCCTTTCGAAGACAACTATTCTTCACTGCAGCATTGGTTCCCTGAGATATCAATAGATTATGAGGGGTTGAAAGACCCCCGCTATCAAGATTGCATCAATTTGATGGCTGTGGGCATCCGATTCGCCGATGCGGTGCACACCGTTTCGCCTTCATATAGGGAAGATGTAATGAAACCAAGCTCACCTCCTGAGTTCATAGGTGGTGAAGGACTGGAAAGAGACCTGCAGAAGGCCAATAAAGAAGGGCGACTTTTTGGTATACTCAACGGATGCAATTATAAAAACATCAACATCGAGTCAAAAGGCCAAATCTATCGAAATACGGTAAAAGCAATTTTCAAATGGCTGCAGGAAGAATCAAAGAAGTACAAGGCAGATTTTTTGGCCCATACAGGAGAAAAAATTATGCAATATGTGGGCAATCGTCCAAAATTCATTGCCTCGAGTGTCGCCCGTTTGACCGAGCAAAAGTTTTACTTCTTCAAACGCTCACCAGAAGCTTTTGAAGAAATATTGCAACGTCTAAAACCCGTTGATGGCATTTTTATTCTGTTGGGCACCGGAGCACCCGAATATGAGAAACTTTTTCGTGAACTGAGTTACAAACATCAAAACTTCATTTTTACCAACGGGCAGTCAGAAAGTCTGATTGATTCTATGTATTTGGAATCTGATCTGTACTTCATGCCCAGTCTTTTTGAGCCTTGTGGCATTAGTCAGATGTTGGCCATGAGAAATGGTACACCCTGTTTAGTACATCATACGGGAGGTCTCAAAGATACGGTAGAGCACATGAAAACAGGTTTCAGTTTCGATGGTAAAACCTTCGACGAAAAAATCACCGATATGTTGGCTGCCTTTGATTTGGCATTGGATGTTTATCAAAACGACCCGACAACTTGGAAAAAAATAAAAGCCAATGCCAAGAGAAAACGTTTCACTTGGAAAAAATCGGTCGACCGATATTATGAAAACCTTTATCAACTGTGAAATTGCAGTATTGGGAACGCCATCTTAAATAATACTTAAAGCACGGTTGAAAATTGTTAAAGCCCTTGCTTTTTCGTAATTTTAGAGTTCGAAAAAATTAACCATTTAAGTCATAAAATGTCAGATAAAGCGATACTCGAATACAATGGGAACAGGTACGAATTTCCCGTGGAAAAAGGCACTGAAAACGAATTGGGGGTCAATGTCAAAACCCTTAGGGGTTTAAGCGGTTTGGTGACCCTTGACCCGGGCTATAAGAACACCGGATCTTGTGAAAGTGCCATTACCTTTTTGGATGGGGAAAAGGGAATTCTGAGGTATAGGGGCTATTCGATCGAAGAGCTTGCTGAAAAAGCTGATTTTCTAGAAGTGGCTTATCTGTTGATTTTTGGGGAGCTTCCCAATAAAGAACAGCTCGAAAAATTCGATGAGGATATTAAGGCCGAATCACATGTCGATGAGGAAATGAAAAAAATCTTGGATGGTTTTCCCAAGTCTGCACATCCTATGGGGGTGTTGTCTTCGTTGACCAGTGCTTTGGTGGCGTTCAATCCATCTTCTGTCGATGTTTCCTCTGAAGAGGCAATGTATAATTCCATCGTTCGCATTTTGGCCAAATTCCCTGTACTGGTCGCATGGACGATGCGCAAGAAAATGGGTCTTCCGTTAGATTATGGCGATGACTCATTGGGTTATGTAGAGAACATTCACAAAATGATGTTCAAAAAGCCCAACAAAGAATACAAAAAGAATAAAATTGTCATCGATGCGCTGGATAAGTTATTGATCTTACATGCCGATCATGAGCAAAACTGCTCTACATCCACTGTACGTATTGTCGGTTCTTCCCATGCTGGGCTTTTTGCATCACTATCTGCGGGCATTTCGGCACTTTGGGGCCCATTGCACGGTGGGGCCAATCAGGCGGTTCTAGAGATGTTGGAAGCTATCAAAGAAGACGGTGGCGATACCAAAAAATATATGGCCAAGGCAAAAGATAAAGACGACCCTTTCAGGTTGATGGGCTTTGGTCACCGTGTTTACAAGAATTTCGATCCTCGTGCGAGAATCATTAAAAAATCGGCTGATGAGGTATTGGGAGATTTGGGCATCGAAGATCCTATACTTGAAATTGCCAAAGGACTTGAAAGAGAAGCGTTGGAAGACGAATATTTCGTTCAACGAAAACTGTATCCCAATGTAGATTTCTATTCAGGAATCATCTATCGGGCCATGGGTATTCCGGTGGACATGTTTACCGTCATGTTCGCACTTGGTCGTCTGCCCGGTTGGATTGCCCAATGGCGCGAAATGCGATTGAGAAAAGAACCTATTGGTAGGCCGAGACAGATTTATATCGGGGAAAACCATAGGCCTTTTGTTTCCCTTAAGAAACGATGAGATAATACTCTAGAATCAACAAGCCCGTTTTCAATGACTGAAAGCGGGCTCTGTTTTTGTAATCGTACTATATTCTATATTTGCCGAAACAATCTGTCACCTATGTTAAAGTTGAATGTC is a window from the Muricauda sp. SCSIO 65647 genome containing:
- a CDS encoding sigma 54-interacting transcriptional regulator, producing the protein MVSAGSHKSSATERLEQQFKFEKLISQFSTRFINLPPDKIDAEINRSLRFLTEFMDVDYSCLNSYSEETGLSSTTHFYAKPALESFITHEDFREIPMSEFPYVMSEIFNHGMVCISDVDSLPREGKNIKKFMKDFGVQSILYSALIIDEKLIGALGFDSYTKKIDWSAKYISRLKLIGEIFANALMRKKNQEELAEAHRQLEVLKNQYKNESEYLQEEIKIEHNFDEIIGKSGSLKKTLKKVEQVAPTDSTVLILGETGTGKELIARAVHKNSARSDRPLIKVNCAALPTYLIESELFGHEKGAFTGAINQHIGRFEMAHKGTIFLDEIGEMPLELQVKLLRVLQEGEFERIGNPKTMNVNVRVIAATNRDLLKEVEAGNFRQDLYYRLNVFPVEVPPLRERMEDIPFLVRQFVSKTGKKIGKSIDTIPDGFVSKLKQHYWPGNIRELENIVERAVITSQGNILSLKDALIKSKPAPEQLSGSLQDVEKNYILKVLNACNWKIEGQSGASHVLGLNPSTLRSRMLKLGLKKELSA
- a CDS encoding glycogen synthase, producing MNNFLFVAAENDAIPNCKAGGMGDVVRDVPRQIAEKGDSAHVVVPSYGRLHQNGRLTTTLHVDLRGIRYAAELYEVPPKKEFQNIHHYVIHHPEIEAGGIAHIYHDDPEEPFFTDFIKYAIFCTAVAEAIRVNAFGQLNVVHLHDWHSSLLLFHRAYSRDYSSLQNIRFVYSIHNLAIQGIRPFEDNYSSLQHWFPEISIDYEGLKDPRYQDCINLMAVGIRFADAVHTVSPSYREDVMKPSSPPEFIGGEGLERDLQKANKEGRLFGILNGCNYKNINIESKGQIYRNTVKAIFKWLQEESKKYKADFLAHTGEKIMQYVGNRPKFIASSVARLTEQKFYFFKRSPEAFEEILQRLKPVDGIFILLGTGAPEYEKLFRELSYKHQNFIFTNGQSESLIDSMYLESDLYFMPSLFEPCGISQMLAMRNGTPCLVHHTGGLKDTVEHMKTGFSFDGKTFDEKITDMLAAFDLALDVYQNDPTTWKKIKANAKRKRFTWKKSVDRYYENLYQL
- a CDS encoding citrate synthase, coding for MSDKAILEYNGNRYEFPVEKGTENELGVNVKTLRGLSGLVTLDPGYKNTGSCESAITFLDGEKGILRYRGYSIEELAEKADFLEVAYLLIFGELPNKEQLEKFDEDIKAESHVDEEMKKILDGFPKSAHPMGVLSSLTSALVAFNPSSVDVSSEEAMYNSIVRILAKFPVLVAWTMRKKMGLPLDYGDDSLGYVENIHKMMFKKPNKEYKKNKIVIDALDKLLILHADHEQNCSTSTVRIVGSSHAGLFASLSAGISALWGPLHGGANQAVLEMLEAIKEDGGDTKKYMAKAKDKDDPFRLMGFGHRVYKNFDPRARIIKKSADEVLGDLGIEDPILEIAKGLEREALEDEYFVQRKLYPNVDFYSGIIYRAMGIPVDMFTVMFALGRLPGWIAQWREMRLRKEPIGRPRQIYIGENHRPFVSLKKR